From a region of the Sulfuriferula plumbiphila genome:
- a CDS encoding VWA domain-containing protein gives MISLGELAQLDWRNPWWLVLALQPLLMAALLRWRRGRVLHYADAHLLPWAMRGSFGVASGKWRSLANVLAWGLLACAAAGPRLPLVTTPEQRAAVLHHELNVMVVLDVSPSMLAQDVSPQRLQRARLKLLDLLPRLHGERVGLIVFSGSAGLLMPLTRDMDALRACVPLAQPTLFDTPGSNIAAALKLARQTLLAQSAGKRGAVLLLTDGDASALSGSAGAAALEAARRLQRADLPLYVLGVGTPAGATIPLPDGGVVRQDGSAVTSRLDENGFAALARLGGGAYQTVQDGDADWGALYDRGILGLPGNPHPVDPAQTWRELYAWCLLPAWLLLVFLHFPLWQRAIRPEAAGWLLVGVVAWGGVVPNVRAADADTAQAAYAAYRSGNYVEAQALYGRMQGYPATMGAGAAAYRRRDYAAAVSQFTRAMLTASSAELRADALYNLGNSYFAAGNFRAAADAYQGVLKLRPRDANAGANLALTAGKLVAAGKQNASGILGRHGSQVGGELNQEIGNQPVFILDADKKTAAEIDLSDRQLAAHQASLDSRIAAPPAVPESGQALRAALKKLELTTDKSAAIQRQLLQLDTRSDSQDYGVLLPW, from the coding sequence ATGATCAGCCTGGGCGAGCTCGCGCAACTGGACTGGCGCAACCCGTGGTGGCTGGTGCTGGCCTTGCAGCCGCTGTTGATGGCGGCGCTGCTGCGCTGGCGCCGGGGCCGCGTGCTGCATTATGCCGATGCGCATTTGCTGCCGTGGGCAATGCGCGGGTCGTTCGGCGTTGCATCCGGGAAATGGCGCAGCTTAGCCAATGTGCTGGCCTGGGGGCTGCTTGCCTGCGCCGCTGCCGGCCCACGCCTGCCGCTGGTCACCACGCCGGAACAAAGGGCCGCAGTATTGCACCATGAGCTGAATGTGATGGTGGTGCTGGATGTATCGCCTTCCATGCTGGCGCAGGATGTGTCGCCGCAACGTTTGCAGCGCGCCAGATTGAAGTTGCTCGATTTATTGCCGCGTCTGCATGGCGAACGGGTCGGGCTGATCGTGTTTTCCGGCAGCGCCGGGCTGTTGATGCCGCTCACCCGTGACATGGATGCGTTGCGCGCCTGTGTGCCGCTGGCGCAGCCGACCCTGTTTGATACACCGGGCAGCAATATCGCCGCTGCGCTCAAGCTGGCGCGGCAAACGCTGCTGGCGCAAAGCGCGGGCAAACGCGGCGCGGTGCTGCTACTCACCGATGGCGATGCCAGCGCACTCTCCGGCAGTGCGGGTGCCGCCGCACTGGAGGCCGCGCGCAGGCTGCAACGGGCTGACCTGCCGCTGTATGTGCTGGGTGTGGGAACACCCGCTGGCGCAACCATTCCCCTGCCCGATGGCGGCGTTGTCAGGCAGGACGGCAGCGCGGTGACCAGCCGCCTGGATGAGAATGGCTTCGCCGCGCTGGCGCGTTTGGGTGGCGGCGCTTACCAAACCGTGCAGGATGGCGATGCCGACTGGGGGGCATTGTATGACCGCGGCATTTTGGGTTTGCCGGGCAATCCACACCCGGTTGATCCGGCGCAAACCTGGCGCGAGCTGTACGCATGGTGTTTGCTGCCGGCATGGTTGCTGCTGGTATTTCTACATTTCCCGCTGTGGCAGCGCGCCATTCGGCCTGAGGCCGCGGGCTGGTTATTGGTGGGCGTGGTGGCCTGGGGCGGGGTGGTGCCGAACGTCCGCGCAGCAGACGCTGACACCGCGCAGGCTGCCTACGCTGCTTACCGCAGCGGCAATTATGTCGAGGCGCAGGCCCTGTATGGGCGTATGCAGGGCTACCCGGCAACCATGGGCGCGGGTGCGGCGGCGTATCGGCGCCGCGATTATGCCGCGGCGGTCAGCCAGTTCACCCGCGCCATGCTGACGGCGAGCAGCGCGGAACTGCGCGCCGATGCGCTGTATAACCTGGGCAACAGCTATTTCGCGGCAGGCAATTTTCGTGCGGCAGCGGATGCGTATCAGGGCGTGCTCAAGCTACGGCCCCGGGACGCCAATGCGGGCGCCAATCTTGCCTTGACCGCAGGGAAATTGGTGGCAGCGGGAAAGCAGAACGCATCCGGCATACTCGGGCGGCATGGTAGCCAGGTCGGCGGCGAACTGAACCAGGAGATCGGCAATCAGCCGGTCTTCATTCTGGATGCGGACAAAAAAACCGCGGCCGAAATTGATCTGTCCGATAGGCAGCTGGCGGCGCACCAGGCCTCTTTGGACAGCCGAATCGCTGCGCCACCTGCAGTGCCGGAGTCGGGGCAAGCGCTGCGCGCGGCACTGAAAAAGCTCGAACTGACCACTGACAAAAGCGCAGCCATCCAGAGGCAGTTGCTGCAACTGGATACGCGCTCCGATAGCCAGGATTACGGAGTCTTACTGCCGTGGTGA
- a CDS encoding VWA domain-containing protein yields the protein MLSLAHPAWLGLLLPLLVLAVLRRRGRVSQETVSVALVHPDFDRLPQGRDAAPANARLAFWLNFLALVCLILALSQPQWIGDWIPETPQGREIVLLVDTSKSMGITDFELDGQPVERLSVLKDIVTRFVAGRQGDRFGLIAFGSVTGTLVPPTFDLDLVRAMLARLQVGIAGDDTAIGDAIGLALKQLRAQPRLRPALLLFTDGDSTAGDITPGEAVALARHMGVPIYTVQIGGDLFAAGRPGAPAHTLADAPGLAQIAAATGGHYYQAGNRGALQSVIHDIGQREKTVVRPATRRVVQAWYLLPLLLAGVLFSLGRVSQIRRVAA from the coding sequence ATGCTGAGCCTGGCGCATCCCGCCTGGCTGGGGTTGCTGTTGCCCCTGCTCGTGCTTGCCGTGCTGCGGCGGCGTGGGCGCGTCAGCCAGGAGACGGTCAGCGTGGCGCTGGTGCATCCTGATTTCGATCGGTTGCCGCAAGGCCGCGACGCGGCACCGGCTAACGCGCGTCTGGCGTTTTGGCTAAATTTTCTGGCCTTGGTCTGCCTGATTCTGGCGTTGTCGCAGCCGCAATGGATCGGTGACTGGATACCGGAGACGCCGCAAGGGCGCGAAATCGTGCTGCTGGTGGATACTTCCAAGAGCATGGGCATCACCGATTTTGAGCTGGATGGCCAGCCGGTGGAACGTCTGTCCGTGCTCAAGGACATCGTGACCCGCTTTGTGGCCGGGCGCCAGGGCGATCGTTTTGGCCTGATTGCGTTTGGCAGCGTGACCGGCACCCTGGTGCCGCCGACGTTTGACCTCGACCTGGTACGCGCCATGCTGGCGCGCCTGCAGGTCGGCATTGCCGGTGACGACACGGCCATCGGCGACGCCATCGGACTGGCGCTCAAGCAATTGCGCGCGCAGCCGCGCCTGCGCCCGGCGCTGCTCCTGTTTACCGATGGTGACAGTACCGCAGGCGATATCACCCCCGGCGAGGCAGTCGCGCTCGCGCGCCACATGGGGGTGCCGATTTACACCGTGCAGATTGGCGGCGACCTGTTTGCCGCCGGGCGGCCCGGTGCGCCCGCCCATACCCTGGCCGACGCACCGGGACTGGCGCAAATCGCCGCAGCAACCGGCGGGCATTATTATCAGGCGGGCAATCGTGGTGCGCTGCAAAGCGTCATTCACGACATCGGCCAGCGTGAAAAAACCGTCGTGCGTCCCGCCACCCGCCGGGTGGTGCAGGCATGGTATCTGTTGCCGCTGTTGCTGGCCGGGGTGCTATTCAGCCTCGGGCGTGTGAGCCAGATACGCAGGGTAGCAGCATGA
- a CDS encoding DUF58 domain-containing protein — MAKLASLGQRLVAISVGQPDAVDTHAPLLDAGELAQLMQRTRAQQGAPHVRESLHRQAGDFRSAYLGSGLDFEEARPYQPGDDVRGMDWRTTARTARAHIKIYREEHQPALHVVIDRGPSMRFGTRSRLKVTQAARIAATLGFGAAGANTCIGGTIWQPGTMTLPGRNGAAGAMQLAQAAIAPCPPLADPVAAAMPPFAELLMQLDALLARGSRVVLISDFHALCEADLPALLRLASRHQVQAIQVLDVAEQALPNVGLVAFQDAASPARCWLDTGRREVRAAYQAQASSSHAAQQALFRRIGVRLQCLLADADPFALLQQMRLS; from the coding sequence TTGGCTAAGCTGGCCTCACTGGGGCAGCGCCTGGTTGCCATAAGCGTTGGCCAGCCCGATGCGGTGGATACGCACGCGCCGTTGCTGGATGCGGGAGAGCTTGCCCAGCTCATGCAGCGCACCCGGGCGCAGCAGGGAGCGCCCCATGTCAGGGAGTCACTGCACCGGCAAGCCGGGGACTTCCGCTCGGCGTATCTGGGCAGCGGGCTGGATTTCGAGGAAGCGCGGCCCTATCAGCCTGGCGACGACGTGCGCGGCATGGATTGGCGCACCACGGCGCGCACCGCCCGGGCGCACATCAAGATTTACCGGGAAGAACACCAGCCTGCCCTGCATGTGGTGATCGACCGCGGCCCGAGCATGCGTTTCGGCACTCGCTCGCGCCTGAAAGTAACGCAAGCCGCGCGCATTGCGGCCACCCTCGGCTTTGGCGCTGCGGGTGCGAACACGTGTATCGGCGGCACGATCTGGCAGCCCGGCACGATGACGCTGCCCGGTCGCAATGGCGCAGCGGGCGCGATGCAGCTGGCGCAGGCGGCGATTGCGCCGTGCCCGCCGCTGGCGGATCCGGTTGCCGCGGCAATGCCGCCCTTTGCAGAATTGCTCATGCAGCTGGATGCGCTGTTAGCGCGTGGCTCCAGGGTGGTGTTGATCAGCGATTTCCATGCACTGTGCGAGGCTGATTTGCCTGCCCTGCTGCGCCTGGCCAGCCGCCACCAGGTACAGGCGATACAGGTGCTGGATGTAGCCGAGCAGGCGCTGCCCAATGTCGGGTTGGTTGCGTTTCAGGATGCGGCCTCTCCGGCGCGGTGCTGGCTAGATACCGGCAGGCGCGAGGTGCGTGCGGCATATCAGGCGCAGGCCAGCAGCAGTCATGCTGCGCAGCAGGCGCTGTTTCGACGCATCGGCGTGCGCCTGCAATGCCTGCTGGCCGACGCCGACCCGTTTGCGCTGCTGCAGCAAATGCGCCTGTCATGA
- a CDS encoding AAA family ATPase, with translation MMLNQPKIIALRQSLETIIVGQSALLDRLVIGLLAGGHLLLEGLPGLAKTTAVKALASGVHARFQRIQFTPDLLPGDLTGTDIYNPQAGSFCFVEGPLFHEIILADEINRAPAKVQSALLEAMQEQQITVGGVTRPLPPLFMVLATQNPLEQAGTYPLPEAQLDRFLLHVELTYPSAEDELRILQRDRMGHAAGTESGIKVDVQTVLAARAEVRKIHLDSELERYIVTLVGATRDIAHWLPEQAGMIEVGASPRASLAIAHAACAHAYLQGREYVIPDDIHAIAADCLRHRIIPSFNARMEKVSRNSLLQALLDAVAVP, from the coding sequence ATGATGCTGAATCAGCCAAAAATCATCGCGCTGCGCCAATCTCTGGAAACTATCATAGTCGGTCAGTCAGCCTTGCTGGACCGGCTGGTGATCGGTTTGCTGGCGGGCGGCCATCTGCTGCTGGAAGGCTTGCCCGGTCTGGCCAAAACCACGGCGGTGAAGGCACTGGCCAGCGGCGTACACGCCCGCTTCCAGCGCATCCAGTTCACCCCCGATCTGCTCCCGGGGGATCTGACCGGCACCGATATCTACAATCCCCAGGCGGGCAGCTTCTGTTTTGTCGAGGGGCCGCTGTTTCATGAAATCATTCTGGCGGACGAAATCAACCGGGCGCCGGCCAAAGTGCAGTCCGCCTTGCTGGAAGCCATGCAGGAACAGCAGATCACGGTGGGAGGCGTGACCCGGCCGTTGCCGCCCCTGTTCATGGTCCTGGCCACGCAAAACCCGCTGGAGCAGGCCGGCACCTACCCCTTGCCGGAGGCGCAGCTTGACCGCTTTCTGTTGCATGTCGAGCTGACCTATCCCAGTGCGGAGGATGAGTTGCGCATACTGCAACGCGACCGTATGGGCCATGCCGCCGGTACGGAATCCGGGATTAAAGTGGATGTGCAGACCGTGCTGGCAGCGCGCGCGGAAGTGAGAAAGATTCATCTGGACAGTGAGCTGGAACGCTATATCGTGACCCTGGTCGGGGCGACGCGCGATATCGCCCACTGGCTGCCGGAGCAGGCCGGCATGATCGAGGTCGGCGCCAGCCCGCGCGCTTCCCTCGCCATCGCCCATGCGGCCTGCGCCCATGCCTATTTGCAGGGCAGGGAATATGTCATCCCGGACGACATTCATGCCATTGCCGCAGACTGCCTGCGCCATCGCATCATCCCGAGCTTTAACGCGCGCATGGAAAAAGTGTCGCGCAATAGCCTGCTCCAGGCTTTGCTGGATGCGGTAGCGGTACCTTAG
- a CDS encoding chromate resistance protein ChrB domain-containing protein has translation MNHNDAWLALITSLPTRNATVRMRIWRALKALGCAVLRDGVYLLPDHLSARPALQAQAAETLAAGGTAQVVGISATDPQQAAAFRALFDRSAEYTQLKNAVDAFIHTLATLDAVAAKRTLGRLRRDFEAIAAIDYFPAAARAQVAAELAQAEAAYQAHINPDEPHAATGSIQRLPNAEYQNRTWATRRQLWVDRMASAWLIHRFIDRQPVFIWLERPQDCPQDALGFDFDGGAFTHVGNRVTFEVLLASFGLEHDPALIRIGALVHYLDVGGIPVAEAAGLEIVLKAMQTRCPDDDALLVEASRLFDDLYAAFTL, from the coding sequence ATGAACCACAACGATGCCTGGCTGGCCCTGATCACCAGCCTGCCCACCCGCAACGCTACCGTCCGCATGCGCATCTGGCGCGCGCTCAAAGCCCTGGGCTGCGCCGTGCTGCGCGACGGCGTGTATCTGCTTCCGGATCATCTATCCGCAAGGCCGGCGCTACAGGCACAGGCCGCCGAGACACTTGCTGCTGGCGGCACTGCGCAGGTGGTCGGGATCAGCGCGACCGACCCGCAGCAAGCTGCCGCGTTCCGCGCGCTGTTTGATCGCAGCGCAGAATACACGCAATTGAAAAACGCGGTTGACGCTTTCATACACACGCTTGCCACGCTCGATGCGGTTGCGGCCAAACGCACACTTGGCCGCTTGCGGCGTGATTTTGAGGCTATCGCCGCCATCGATTATTTCCCGGCCGCTGCGCGCGCGCAAGTCGCCGCCGAACTGGCGCAGGCGGAAGCGGCCTATCAGGCACACATCAACCCGGACGAACCGCATGCAGCGACAGGCAGCATCCAGCGCTTGCCCAATGCCGAATACCAGAACCGCACCTGGGCCACGCGCAGGCAGCTGTGGGTGGATCGTATGGCCAGCGCCTGGCTGATCCACCGATTTATCGATCGCCAGCCTGTATTCATATGGCTGGAGCGGCCGCAGGATTGTCCGCAGGACGCCCTCGGCTTCGATTTTGACGGCGGCGCTTTCACCCATGTCGGCAATCGGGTCACATTCGAAGTCCTGCTCGCCAGTTTCGGTCTGGAACACGACCCGGCCCTCATCCGCATTGGCGCGCTGGTGCATTACCTGGACGTGGGCGGCATTCCGGTGGCAGAAGCCGCCGGGCTGGAAATCGTGCTCAAGGCCATGCAGACGCGCTGCCCGGACGACGACGCCCTGCTGGTAGAAGCCTCCAGGCTGTTTGACGACCTGTATGCGGCATTCACCCTCTGA
- the chrA gene encoding chromate efflux transporter — protein sequence MLPETIPDTAPAPVGFGESLKYWLKLGFISFGGPAGQIAMMHLELVERRRWISEQRFLHALNYCMLLPGPEAQQLATYIGWLMHGVKGGIAAGVLFVLPSLFILVALTWIYVSFGSLPAVAGILYGIKPAVTAIVVFAAYRIGSRALKHGVLWAIAAAAFVAIFALNIPFPYIVLGAAVLGMVGGKIMPDKFKAAGGHGTSDKDYGAALIDDDTPTPGHARFSWARLSALAIIGLVLWGSVMALLSGQQTLFTMGGFFTKAALVTFGGAYAVLPYVYQGGVEQYQWLTAHQMIDGLALGETTPGPLIMVVAFVGFIGGWSKALFGPDTLFWAGVAGASVATFFTFLPSFLFILAGGPLVERTHGDLKFTAPLTGITAAVVGVILNLAVFFAYHVLWPNGLTLPVSTTSLLSGFEWFSALVGIAAFIALFRYKTGIMQVIGACAATGLAYSFIKPLLS from the coding sequence ATGCTCCCTGAAACCATCCCTGACACTGCGCCCGCGCCAGTAGGCTTTGGCGAATCGCTCAAATACTGGCTCAAGCTCGGTTTCATCAGCTTCGGCGGCCCGGCCGGGCAGATTGCCATGATGCACCTGGAGCTGGTGGAACGGCGCCGCTGGATTTCCGAGCAGCGCTTTCTGCATGCGCTCAATTACTGCATGCTGCTGCCCGGCCCGGAAGCGCAGCAGCTCGCCACTTACATCGGCTGGCTGATGCACGGGGTAAAAGGCGGGATCGCAGCCGGTGTGCTGTTCGTGCTGCCGTCGCTATTCATCCTGGTTGCGCTCACCTGGATATACGTGTCTTTCGGCAGCCTGCCCGCAGTGGCAGGGATTCTGTACGGCATCAAACCCGCAGTGACCGCCATTGTCGTGTTCGCGGCTTACCGCATCGGTTCGCGTGCGCTCAAGCATGGCGTGCTGTGGGCGATTGCGGCAGCCGCTTTTGTCGCCATTTTTGCGCTCAACATTCCCTTCCCCTACATCGTGCTGGGCGCGGCAGTACTGGGCATGGTCGGTGGCAAAATCATGCCGGACAAATTCAAGGCCGCGGGTGGTCATGGCACATCCGACAAGGACTATGGCGCGGCGCTGATTGACGACGACACGCCCACACCCGGCCATGCACGCTTTTCCTGGGCGCGACTGTCAGCACTGGCAATCATTGGGTTGGTACTCTGGGGCAGCGTGATGGCGCTGCTGTCCGGCCAGCAAACCCTGTTCACCATGGGTGGATTCTTCACCAAGGCCGCGCTGGTGACCTTCGGCGGCGCTTACGCGGTGTTGCCTTACGTGTATCAGGGCGGCGTGGAGCAATACCAGTGGCTCACCGCCCACCAGATGATAGACGGCCTGGCGCTGGGCGAAACCACACCCGGCCCGCTCATCATGGTGGTGGCTTTCGTCGGCTTCATCGGCGGCTGGAGCAAGGCGCTGTTCGGGCCAGACACCTTGTTCTGGGCTGGCGTGGCTGGCGCCAGCGTGGCGACTTTCTTCACCTTCCTGCCCAGCTTTTTATTCATCCTTGCCGGCGGGCCGCTGGTGGAGCGCACCCACGGCGACCTCAAGTTCACCGCGCCGCTCACTGGCATTACAGCAGCAGTCGTCGGGGTGATCCTGAACCTTGCCGTGTTCTTCGCCTATCACGTACTTTGGCCAAATGGCCTGACGCTGCCCGTCAGCACAACAAGCTTGCTGTCCGGGTTTGAGTGGTTCAGCGCATTAGTGGGAATTGCGGCGTTTATTGCCCTGTTCCGCTACAAAACCGGCATCATGCAGGTAATCGGCGCCTGCGCCGCAACCGGTCTTGCTTACTCATTCATCAAACCTCTTCTGAGTTAA
- a CDS encoding chromate resistance protein ChrB domain-containing protein → MIQKQEISGLSPHLRNIKEATMKWITRERPKIDRIACPWLILRFIDRHAEFLYVPSADVLKVAGETGAIPYDISGVEMGHDGELCSFDAFLKKYRLTDPALQQLAGIVRGADTSRLDLAPQAAGLLAISLGLSHNFPNDHEMLKHGIVLYDALYAWCQKLQSETHNWRPAGQAPGISVGDGRQ, encoded by the coding sequence GTGATACAAAAACAGGAAATATCCGGGCTAAGTCCACACTTACGAAATATCAAGGAGGCAACCATGAAATGGATTACTCGCGAACGTCCAAAAATAGACCGCATTGCTTGCCCGTGGCTGATCCTGCGCTTCATCGACAGGCATGCCGAATTTCTTTATGTGCCCTCTGCTGATGTGCTAAAGGTCGCTGGCGAAACAGGTGCGATACCCTATGACATATCTGGCGTAGAAATGGGCCATGATGGCGAATTGTGCAGCTTTGACGCATTCCTGAAAAAATACAGGCTGACCGACCCTGCCCTGCAACAACTGGCCGGCATCGTACGCGGCGCTGATACTTCGCGTCTCGACCTTGCCCCCCAGGCAGCAGGCCTGCTCGCCATCTCATTAGGGCTGTCACACAATTTTCCGAATGACCATGAAATGCTAAAGCATGGCATAGTCTTGTATGATGCCCTTTATGCGTGGTGCCAGAAATTGCAAAGCGAGACCCACAATTGGCGCCCGGCAGGACAGGCACCCGGCATTTCAGTTGGCGACGGGCGGCAATAA
- a CDS encoding TlpA family protein disulfide reductase, with translation MKKLLLLVVLGWVVLLGTAQARELQPYKGAATPPLVLKDLSGKTHNLKDYRGQVVLINFWATWCPPCRAEMPSMQRLKEKMADRPFVILAVDMGETEDAVQSYIREIKTDFTVLMDKDGHALKAWKVFAFPTSYVVDAQGKIRYGLFGSIEWDEADSVGKITGLLPPVAN, from the coding sequence ATGAAAAAATTGCTTCTGCTGGTTGTGCTGGGATGGGTTGTATTGCTTGGAACTGCGCAGGCGCGTGAGCTGCAGCCCTACAAGGGTGCTGCCACACCGCCGCTGGTGCTCAAGGACTTGAGCGGGAAAACGCATAATCTCAAGGATTATCGCGGCCAGGTGGTGCTGATTAATTTCTGGGCAACCTGGTGCCCGCCGTGCCGTGCCGAGATGCCTTCCATGCAGCGCCTGAAGGAAAAAATGGCGGACAGGCCGTTTGTCATTCTGGCAGTGGATATGGGAGAGACGGAAGACGCGGTCCAATCGTATATCCGCGAGATCAAAACGGATTTTACCGTGCTGATGGACAAGGATGGCCATGCGCTCAAGGCATGGAAAGTATTCGCGTTTCCCACCAGCTATGTGGTGGATGCGCAAGGCAAAATTCGCTATGGCCTGTTCGGTTCCATCGAATGGGACGAAGCCGATAGCGTTGGGAAAATTACCGGATTATTGCCGCCCGTCGCCAACTGA
- a CDS encoding MFS transporter has translation MHDSASHLETYQDYRHGISHNRSQFLHQLFQVLLVGLTLGMMRTVVPALAEHEFGVPKGSFMLLMAFVVAFGFVKGPLNFVAGRLSERVGRKQVLLLGWLSALPIPFMILYAPSWGWIVAATVLLGVNQGLTWSMTQTSKLDITRPDQRGLTIGLNEFSGYVGVAIAGIITGYMAGALGARQGLFVFGMVVIVLAIVLTWFWVKDTLPWARAEGARYAAGQSSGPKPRFPNNISDHPTTWEVFTLMSWRDRRMAAISQAGLVEKFVDALVWVFYPLYLYQHGLSLASIGWVVGVYGFVWGGSQLVTGKLSDHIGRQKPIVWGMWICGAGVGMMLLGESVAWWSFSAGVTGFGMALLYPNLSAAVSDIAHPNWRGSAIGIYRFWRDLGYGIGALALGLVANLSGALNSGFWFVTIAMLVSGLAVWIWGEETHPRLNPAP, from the coding sequence ATGCACGATTCTGCTTCGCACCTGGAAACTTACCAGGACTACCGCCACGGCATCAGCCACAATCGGTCACAGTTTTTGCACCAGTTGTTCCAGGTGTTGCTGGTGGGGCTGACGCTGGGCATGATGCGCACCGTGGTGCCTGCCCTGGCGGAGCACGAATTCGGCGTGCCGAAGGGCTCCTTCATGCTGCTCATGGCGTTTGTGGTGGCGTTCGGTTTCGTCAAGGGCCCGCTTAACTTTGTGGCGGGGCGCCTGTCCGAACGCGTCGGGCGCAAGCAGGTATTGTTGTTGGGCTGGTTGTCGGCGCTGCCTATCCCGTTCATGATCCTGTATGCCCCGAGCTGGGGCTGGATCGTTGCGGCGACGGTGTTGCTGGGCGTCAACCAGGGACTCACCTGGTCCATGACCCAGACTTCCAAGCTGGACATCACCCGCCCCGACCAGCGCGGCCTCACCATCGGCCTGAATGAATTTTCCGGCTATGTGGGCGTAGCCATCGCCGGCATTATCACCGGCTACATGGCCGGCGCATTGGGTGCGCGCCAGGGGCTGTTTGTTTTTGGTATGGTGGTGATTGTGCTGGCGATCGTGCTGACCTGGTTCTGGGTCAAGGATACCTTGCCCTGGGCCAGGGCAGAGGGCGCGCGCTATGCGGCAGGCCAATCCAGCGGGCCGAAACCGCGCTTCCCGAACAATATTTCCGACCACCCCACCACCTGGGAGGTGTTCACCCTCATGTCCTGGCGCGACAGGCGCATGGCCGCCATCAGCCAGGCCGGGCTGGTGGAAAAGTTCGTGGATGCCCTGGTCTGGGTGTTCTACCCGCTCTATCTCTATCAGCATGGTTTGAGCCTGGCCAGCATCGGCTGGGTGGTGGGCGTGTACGGGTTTGTCTGGGGCGGGTCGCAGCTTGTCACCGGCAAGCTGTCCGACCACATCGGCCGGCAGAAACCCATCGTGTGGGGGATGTGGATCTGCGGCGCAGGCGTGGGCATGATGCTGCTGGGCGAGAGCGTCGCATGGTGGTCGTTCTCGGCAGGGGTGACCGGTTTCGGCATGGCCCTGTTGTATCCCAATTTGAGCGCGGCAGTGAGCGACATCGCGCATCCCAACTGGCGTGGTTCGGCTATCGGCATCTACCGCTTCTGGCGCGACCTCGGCTATGGCATCGGTGCGCTGGCACTGGGGCTGGTGGCGAACCTGAGCGGCGCCCTCAACTCCGGATTCTGGTTCGTCACGATTGCCATGCTGGTTTCAGGACTGGCTGTCTGGATATGGGGTGAGGAAACGCATCCGCGCCTGAATCCTGCCCCCTGA
- a CDS encoding MBL fold metallo-hydrolase, translating to MFFKQLATKESSLSYFFGCGTLGKAIAVDVVAGDEAWFIEEASKANVTISHVIDTHVHADHYSGGRKLADMAGAHYCLHESDASVVQFPFHPLGDGDLIEAGNVVAKVLHTPGHTMDSICLAVTDKRRGEQPWFVITGDTLFVGSVGRPDLAGREKAMAAMLFDSLHAKLLTLPDETEIFPGHQAGSACGAGISGKPSSTIGFEKRFNPGLHITARDEFVSYLTSDIPPRPAQMDRMVAANIAA from the coding sequence ATGTTTTTCAAACAGCTTGCCACCAAGGAATCGTCCCTTTCCTATTTCTTCGGCTGCGGCACCCTGGGCAAGGCAATTGCGGTGGATGTGGTGGCGGGCGACGAGGCATGGTTCATCGAGGAGGCCAGCAAGGCCAATGTCACGATCAGCCACGTGATCGATACCCATGTTCACGCCGACCATTATTCCGGCGGCAGGAAGCTGGCCGACATGGCAGGCGCGCATTACTGCCTGCACGAGAGCGATGCTTCCGTGGTGCAATTTCCGTTTCATCCCCTCGGCGATGGTGACCTCATTGAGGCCGGCAACGTGGTGGCCAAAGTGCTGCATACCCCGGGCCACACCATGGACAGCATCTGCCTGGCGGTGACCGACAAGCGCCGCGGCGAACAGCCCTGGTTCGTGATCACCGGCGATACCCTGTTCGTGGGCAGCGTCGGCCGCCCCGATCTGGCCGGGCGCGAAAAGGCGATGGCCGCCATGCTGTTCGACAGCCTGCACGCCAAGCTGCTGACCCTGCCGGACGAGACCGAGATATTCCCCGGCCACCAGGCGGGCAGCGCGTGCGGCGCGGGCATTTCCGGCAAGCCGTCTTCCACTATCGGCTTCGAGAAGCGCTTCAATCCCGGCCTGCATATCACCGCCAGGGATGAGTTTGTGAGTTATCTCACCAGTGACATTCCGCCGCGGCCGGCGCAGATGGACAGGATGGTGGCAGCGAACATCGCGGCCTGA